The DNA sequence TGCCGAGAACAGAATTTTGTTCTGCTTCACGGAAAAAAACCGAAATCAAAGACGTTATTTCATTTGGTGCTTAGTATATCGACTGATCGGACAAACGTGCATCGTGTATAGCCTATACTGTTCCATTATGGAATTAGTTTTAGTCGAGGCTTTTATATCGATCGATCGGGCAAACTTAAATGTGTATAACCTGCTGTTGACCTTTATATTGCGAATTAAATTGATATTAGGAAGTCTTCATAACACCTTTCTTTTCCCAAGAAGTTACTTCAGTTGATACGCgcaaataaatattttagttCTTACTGTTCCTAAAGCCTTAATTTCGGCCCATAAATTTGGTGCTTGCACCAATGTTTCTTGTTGTATTATATAAGtgatttatgatatacacaagaAGGCATTGCGTTACGAATGTCGATACGTTATAATGTTGAcgggcagacagacagacatagtGATTACTACAATAGTCttcccatatgaaaggtgaagataatgaacagtgatcaatgtcataactcctataagcaatacaaaataaagagttgggcaaacacggactcctggacacaccagaggtgggttcaggtgcctaggacgagtaagcatcctctgtcgaccggtcacacccgccgtgagccgtatatcctgatcaggtaaacggagttatccgtagtcaaaattagtgtgccaagaacggtgtaacaatcggtatgaagcacgaaagacagcatttgacccaatgatagtttgtattgacgaactagaacTAGATAAAACATATCTACGACGCGGAACCCTATCTTATTCGATTAAAAATCTGAAGTATTTAATTAATACAAGTTACCTTGCTGACTGGTTTTTTACATGCAGCAGAACTTTCTTGTCGACCTgcttttggttgtgcttgcacgGACTGAAACTCCTTCCGAGCAGTTTTCTGCACTCGCGGTAGAGCTAACCTAATTTTCGGCAATGTTAGATTAGACCCATTGGAGGGATTAGCTTCTTCACATCCAGTGCGACAGCCTACACATTCACAGCTCGGGATTTCCACTAACAATTTCCTTGGCGTTTCACTGGTATTGTCTGGGCCTGGTGTTTTAACGGCCATGGTAGACGCAGAAAATGATACccttttctttgattttctaCCAGGTAGGACTGATCCAGGCCTTTTCAGAATCGACTGTAATTTGTTAGAGGTGGGTGTGTGTTGTTGCAGTGAATCTACCGGGCGGCTTTCCGTTTCGTCACGATTGTCCTCATCGCTGCATGGAGGCAAGATGTCATCAAGGTAGCCATTAACAATGGACTGTTCCAGAGGACCAGCTTCACACAGACTATCTGAAGCTGTTTCCTGGGCGTGGTCAACTTTCTCGTCGCTCAAGACGGCAGAAGCTTCCTCTTCTGGCTGCTGACCTACTTGGAGATTGACTTTCGGTAGAGTACCCGGAAGTACATCACTGTGACACTGGCCTAGGCTAATCTCAACTTCATCATTCTGCAGTGGGACTACATGGAACACATGATCTCCTGGATTATCATGCAGTGCATCATCCTGCCATGGCGTAAGGTTTTCCTCTGGTATATCATTGTACCATGGGGCTGGATTTTCCTGAGGTAGATCATTGTGCCATGGGGCTAGATTTTCCTTAGGTATATCGTTCTGCCACGGGGTTAGATTTTCCTCTGGTATATCGTTCTGCCATGGGGCTAGATTTTCCTGAGGTAGATCGTTCTGCCACGGGGCTAGATTTTCCTGAGGTAGATCGTTCTGCCACGGGGCTAGATTTTCCTGAGGTAGATCGTTGTCAATAACCTCCGTCATCGGACGTATTTTGTTTTTACGAAAGTTCCTTATTAAGCTCCATACTCCACCACGACGAGATGTCTCTACTGtcgtgttctggtttctgactTCAGGAGAGATCTTAGAACAATGTATACAGCCCATCAGGAGATTCTGCCAGTACACTGAACACTGTGACAACGTTACGAACACGATTGTGACGCAACAATGGAGAAGATATgttctattgtgacgtcataattaaaATTCGTCTACGCGGACTTGCGCTCTTGAAATTCCTCGTATCTCCAGACTTGTGTTGTTTTCATTACTTTCTTTCAAGACGTGTAGAGCCATATGTTTGAAGTTTTCATTGAATAATCTAAAACATGTACCTAACTTTCCccaaataaataattaaatatttgtccataaatgtatgtttttgattatataatttaacaaatctgagagagagggagagagagagagagagagagagaagagagagagagcaatgaTAATGTTCCCTGGAAGTTAGACATTGATTGAGAGCTGGGTGTCGATCAACGGCTTGAATTGAATTATGTGAAGTTAATAAAAAGTGATCTTCACAAATATTTATCATGTCATCAAAATCCTTGTCGTTATATAGTTAGATGTTTAATGCTCCAGATCGATTTAGAGTCACATGTTCGTATTAGTCCagacattgaaataaaaagtaattAAAGAGACGAGGCTTTGTCAAATTTACCTGAAAAATGCAGTTGGGTGTGTCAATTTACCCCAGACCCACGGCCTATTGGGAGTAACCTTTAAATcagcttctctctctctctctctctctctctctctctctctttctttctctctctctctccaagtAGAACAAGTACACGTAGTAAATAAActaagcattttcatgtataaagaCTGTCTCTCGATCTCCCTAAGATGTTATGTACACCAGCAAAGGGGTAAATGTGATAGGGATGGAAGTTGTGAAAAGTACTAGAACCCCACCCACCCCTTCACAAATTCTTGAATCCGCTTATGCTATGCAAATTGGGGGTGATTTCAAGATCACAGTGGTaatatgataaaagaaaattgataaataatcaTATTAGGCAAGCAGATTTATACCTGAACTTGATAGTGGTAGTACACTACAAAATCATAAGACACTCGACGTTTTAGATATCTATAAAAATTTGTCTTCCTATATAGTTTGTTTATAAGAAGgcattcttttttattattgatatttaaaaaaaaaaaaaaaaaaaagtcgaaTTCCTGTGTACAAAATAACTATGACATTTCCCCGTCGTGACGTACtgtttcattatgacgtcataagtGCCTCCTCCATACTGACATTGCATTTTCTatcaaatgttttaaacaaacatTAATTGTACATTGtgattaaaagatttatatagcgccctatcaacattagttctctataaagcgctttacaaatgtgagagaaacgataatataaaatcgatgtgcacatatacgtatgaatgaaatattcataatgtcagaattaaaatgcatattgATATATAACGCCTTCCTATTGtttaacatatatttttttttcattttagttcATGTTCAGTTCACTTTATTCTCCCAAACCATTATTGGTACATGAGATACGATAGTAACATATGTgcattgataaataaaaatagtcagaggtataatatataaaagaGATATTACGAAAAGTACTGAAaaatatatgttaaacatatgatGCAATTTTACGGAGAGCTTCTACTCAAATTGAACAGGTATTTAtataaaggatataagcctcaaactgtccattctgtgagagaaagaactgatcgaggcccgtatatcctacttaaaacattatattttttgcatgggaatatgtctttcaaatttattttttgatgcgatataataaAAGCAGAAAATTCTACTAAGAGGAAATATCGTTTTTAAAAAAGTGTTTCAGTTATTTTTCCGATATTTGtattgattcttacttgtatggtatttaaaattgaatttgtatctcttgaaaaatgtattgtctttctcttatttccagcctacctgtagacgtctaataagttattgggtttacctggcactgttcaacaattctttttaaaataatggacagcaattatCAACTTAACTACCAGTGGACTTTATTCTaaataaaagcctaaaaagacaaaggattgcataacaaaaatgttttaattacgGAGAGTTCCCATTTTAAATGATACATTCATGATCAAATTAAACGTTTCTTTTTTCTCATCTGATTACCATTAAACAGCTGAATCATTGCTCGCTAATTCAATTAGAACTGTTGGTGCAAGAGTTATGTAGAATACGCCCTGATTCAACAGAGGAGTTATGTAGAATACGCCCTGATTCAACAGAAGAGTTATTTAGAATATGCCCTGATTCAGCAGAAGAGGACGTCTCGATCAATCTTCCCTGAAGTGTTATTCCGAGCTTAACATTAATTAATCGTGAATATAGAGGTTCCCTGGGTTCCGAAGTCTACCTTAGACTTAGATATGCCAAACCTACGACCAGCGGCCATTCAAATCTACCTTAGACTTAAATATGCCAAACCTACGACCAGTGGCCATCCAAATCTACCTTTGACTAAATATGCCAAACCTACGACCAGCGGCCATTCAAATCTACCTTAGACTTAAATATGCCAAACCTACCACCAGCAGCCAACCAAATCCCCTGATGCCCCTCCTCCAATCAAGTTTCAAATGTGGAAAATAtaatgttaaattttcaaaCTCTTATTTCATTTAACTGCATTTAGAAACAAATTAATAAGTATACGATGCAAGCTTTGAATTTGCCGCCAATGGTCTTGTGATACCTTAGATCCACCTATATGATTTCCAAAATCATTCGAAAGTCGCTGAAATGACTTAGGTCATTCCTAGCTAAACGACTGCTTCGTGCGAAATGATGTTGCTACTTGATGCGAGAGTTCTAATTTCTATACATGCGCAGCAGTTTATACCTTAAAACATTACCCTGGTTGTAATGGACAGAGAACATAGGTTCGATGTATTTTAAAGGCTGTCTAAGAAATAGTCAACACCTTTCATCTAGGTGTTTTGTTGTTGATGTTGCTATGGTTCTTTCGTAAACTGCATATATAAAAACCTCATGTATACACATCTATATACATATCTCAAGTTTACCGTGATGattgataaaaaacaaaaaaaacaaaaacaaaacaaaaacatgggcCAATTATTTCAGTAAAGTAGTGATTGTACATTATACATTATCGATAATTAAAAAACGCATATTTTTATCAATACGTTAATTATCTTCAATCAATGATGATTGGGAGGAACGGAAATTCAATGTACCACAGCCTCAAGTTTCCATGAAGAACTCTCAAAATATATTATACACTGACAAGTATATATGAACCTTCTCTCCCAATAAGACACACTCAGTTTGATTTGACGTCTGACTTCAAATCCACCATTATGTTTATTCCATCCCTATCCAACCAGGATATATGAAATCGTCAATAGAATTATTTCTAAACTCTTTTGAGAATTCAGATCCAGGAACGAATATGTGTTTGTAATACACAGTCGTCCCCCTTGCCATCCAACCAATCCACCATCCGTAGGTCCCGACAGACATGATCGTGTGATTGGCTAGGGAGAGCAGCGCCATGTCTTCCGCGGCCGAATTTCCTCGGACATAATAGACATTTTTTTCCGTTTCGAGCACTTTTATAGGCCACCAGATTTCATCGGAActtactataaataaaacatttggaAATCTCTTTCTAAAGTAAGACATGGCATTCTTGTAGTAAGTCGCATTCGGTGTTAATTTGCCGTATTCTTTATGTCCTTTTGTGGCGTAATCTCCTCGCCGAACATGCACACCAACTACAACCCCGGTTCTGTCAAAATTCATCTCTCGTAGAATATTCCTGAACTGTGAAGATGCGTAATTTCTAATGGAGACATTAAACCGGAAGATGTCCCGAATTTCGTCTTCGTGGTCTATCCAATACTTCCAAGATTGGAAGTAACCGTCAAATCTGACGTTTTGGTTTGCCGGTATATTGATTAAATTTTCGTCATATGACAGACCCCATCGCTCCACGCGACGCTGTAGGGCCGAGCACGTGCTATAGCGTTTCTTGATGTCTGAAAGCGTTGTGTGTTGCACGTTAAAGACGACTAGGagtttgaaatcaacagaaatTATAGGAAAGAGGTTTTTAGTTTTAGCCATGACATATAAAAAGGCATATTGTAACATCAGATTTCCTAGTTCTCCTTTGAAATTCACACAAGCTACGGCCGTAGATCTAACGCAAGTGAAATTAAGTCTCTTCACATTGCGATGAATTGTACCGATATCATGGATTGCGACTGTTGAGTGTAAAATTCCAGTGGACTGTTCGTACAAATTGTGGATTTCGGGCAAGGCTCTCTTCAAAACCACTAACGCCAACACAATAGCTAAACTGACCgctgaaaatattttaatgaatgaaGCTAATTTATAGCCAGCTTGTGTGTAATTGTTTCAAACCAGGTTGCATAAtatatttaaagggactgattcacgattttccccaaaattttgtttttcacttttaatgataaaaatccattgtctaatgtgtttaaaagatttcacataaaaattgaGGTTATACAtgatcacagaagctcattttagagagtttattatttgttttgtaaacaaagattgtggtatgttattgttaacgaaaatttcaaaagaaatggatatcgatctaagtttattatatccttcacatttcaagcattctttgagTAAATGTGTTATCTAAAAGTCAAAATATGTGAGTtcatgcaaaattaagatgctttatattacaaaattaacactttactggtttgtttgtatacatgaaaagactcgagtctttgtttacataacacagatttaaagctaaaatattgcttttcttCTTGCGTTCAGAAGgtaaaaattttggctgtcaacattaaatcggttatatttttaatatgtaacatcaaaaaatgaaaaatatttcattcaaaaatcgtgaaccagtccctttaaggtgACCGGATAGGACcttttgcaaaagcgtgacagTGCGTTGCTTGCCGACTATATATACCACTGGTCAGATAACCATGTTTTTAGCtactgatatattttttttcttttatatcaacACGAAATCTGAATCTACTATCGCGGCATTCTTTGAACAACGAAGTGCGACTTTGTTGTCATAACAAGGAAGGTGATGGAAGCCAGTCTATCGACGAAAAATTAAATGACGCGCGTCATACAAATTTTCCTACAAAACTGACGACCGCCTTCTCCATTAATACCACACTTCgttgtttataattatttcCATCAGTTTAAACGCGGTCTTTTCCCCCGCTATTATTTTCTTGGAGTCCGTGtgatataattatgtaaaatgaCGAACAAATATATTAAGTAAAAATTGACACATGTTTCGGCAATCGACACGTAGGCCTTGTGGATCGTGGTTTGCCATCGTACCAAGTACTGCGACCTGATTTGTATgacattttaagattttttattaaatttgaaaatacatgagggtatgaaacgcgacgcttcacgccagcatacctCATGCAGCGCATTGGTTCAtattctcatgtattttcagtaatgaaatttatttcttatatttttacattccactttcatttctgtcggaacttccagctgttaaaatagacatactacATTTTTCAAGATTCACAcccgcattgtttacaactgagGAGCCCGGTTCTGGTAGCTCAgcggtagagcgttcgcttcgtgtCTTGTACGTCGTCAGTTCGGGCCCCGCTCGTGCCACATTTTCCCTATCCATATATCCGATTCGctttttatgttccccaaacaaagtttgagaACAtgttgtttttactctgtttcttattactAATGAGATTAAGCGATTCGGAcgcttggctagcgaagatgctcattcatagatagtgaatactccttcgccaaacgctcggcatttagaagtgggaATCATGGGACTTTCggatggttggttgtatattgtttaaaatcccgcttgagaatttttcactcctatggaggCGTCACCGTATTTcaggtgaaggactgcaaaatgtttggcctatgctcggcgcttacggcctttgagcaggggggattttttatcgtgccaatgtgctgtgacatacatgtagggcctcggtttttacggtctcatccgaaggaccgcccccttcagtcgcctcttacgacaagcaaggggtactggggatcttttctaacccggatctccatgGGAAGGGGATCTTCGTATACAGCCTTAAAAACGATGGCCCCGTGCCACGATGGGCGTTGGCAGgttaaagaaccctcgctgctaCGACCGTAAGCGCTAAACATgggtttaaatttgtggtacttcaacTACAACggatgacgtctcaatatgagtgaaaaattctcgacgggacgtgagtgggtgaatattgtttaacgtccctcttgagaatatttcactcatatggagacgtcaccattgccggtgaagggctggaaaatataggtctatgctcggcgcttacggccgttaagcagggagggatctttatcgtgccacacctgctgcgacacgggacctcggtttttgcggtctcatccgaagaaccactccatttagtcgcctcttacgacaaacaaggggtactgaggacctattctaacctggatccccacgggattcgacgggacgtaaaacaaacaaacgaccaaaaatgaggaaatggctatcattacaatttgtgaagatatcaaaggcaaaaacgattggttggttggttgttttacgttccgtcgagaatttttcattcatatcgaGACGCCACCAGTTGTAGGTGGAGTACCACAAATTCATACCTATGCTTAacgctcagggctgtagcagtgatgCCAACgtctgtcgcgacacgggacctcggttctTTTTAGGGTCATATCccaaagacccgtgattctcacttctaaatgccgagcgtttggcgaaggagtaaTAGTCGTATAATAAACCAATGTACGGCTCAGGATTGATACGGCTATGCAACTAGCGGGGCTCGAATTCACgatctcccggttacgaagcgaacgctcaaccactgagctaccgcggcCGTTCctaaaagattgaaaatttaaacatatgttggaaatgtaaatattatacatttattgtatgatagtgagggagatataaagatttattcatccaagaaaaatcatatttcccgaaggcaacgcccgaggggaatatgatttttcttgggtgaataaattcttcatatctcccgaacatttatgcaataaattgtttattataccgaaacaaagaaAGACTACAAATATGCAtgtgaaattggagtccgctcatctatacattgtatgtagctgagatcgccctaacggGAACACCGAGCCGTCAACGTATTGCGGTataaggtacaaacaacgaaatacagtgatatgataaccagtttttctgtttccattctccttgaatgctgatttacttgcttgtttttgtatcaaccaaaatcagtCGATTTTAAATCtgtatatcagagacccgcatattttgtgccttacgaactttgaaagtagaatgactcggtcttattgtgacgtcacaatacacttcgaCGTTTGAGAGGGATATatgcaaactccccgtcgaggcctcattacgtcacgaACTCTGGCAGAAGtttgggagatatgaagttttatcatccctgacacgtgactgtctagaccaatcagattacgcgttgcatagaattctcatactgaggtataataatatacatttattgcatgatagtgagggagatatgaagatttattcacccaagaaaaatcatattccccgagggcaatatgatttttcttgggtgaataattctttatatctcccgaacatttatgcaataaattgtttattataccgaaacaaagcaagaccatAAAATTGTATTTGACATTGGAGTTTACTCATCTATacatcgtacatgtatgtagctgagatcgtccTAACAGTAACATCACGCCGTCAACGTATatatagaaggtacaaacagcgaaaCACAGTGAtatcataaccagtttttgtatttccgttctccttgaatgctgatttacttgcatgtttttatatcaaccaaaatcagtcgattttaaaactgtatatcagagacccgcatattttgtgccttacgaactttGAAAGTAGAATGgatcggacttattgtgacgtcataatacacttcgtttactttgacgttaaatttatggaaaatgcacgaagcTGCCCAAGAggaaatatgatagggagatatgaagttttgtcttccctggcacgtgactgtctagaccaatcagattacgcgttgaatagaattctcatactgaggtataataatatacatttattgcatgatagtgagggagatatgaagatttattcacccaagaaaaatcatattccccgagggcaacgcccgaggggaatatgatttttcttgggtgaataaatcttcatatctcccgatcattcatgcaataaattgtttattataccgaaacaaagcaagactacaaaaatgtatttgaaattggagtccgctcatctatatggctgagatcgccctaacggTAAAACcccgccgtcaacgtattacggtagaagatacaaacaatgaaatacaGTGAAATGATAACCagattttgtatttccattttccttgaatGTAGATTAACTTCTTTGGGTTTTCTGTATCAACTAAAACCATGCATTCAACactgtatcagagacccgcatattttgtgccttacaaactatgaaagtagaatgactcggacttattgtgacgtcacaatacacttcgtctaccttgacgttaaatttatggaaaatgcacgaggctgcccaaggggtaaatatgatagggaaatatgcaaactccccgtcgaggcctcattacgtcacctacgaatagacctctcctatgtgacgcaccacaatatacagatttgtatattgtgagtccgtgattatcacgcagacaaattacactaaagaagtagttcgcagttaaaagtttgaagatattaatattaagagcattaatataaaagtatggattttattttaaacataaaatgatcaaaatatcattaaaaagtagggagactctgttcaaattattgtgtaaagtaatgaacttgatgtttacgttcttgttttgaaagttgtttacatttgacgttatgttttttcgtcattctacagtgacgtcacagtatacgcggcctaagaaatcgctatcccataatgcctaagtggaagggtttggtttgtgagcaaacgaactctggtggaagtttggggaaatatgatgtttgagagggagatatgaagttttgttatccctgacatgtgaccgtctagaccaatcagattacgcgttgcatagaattctcatactgaggtataataaatacatgtacggtATCTAGATGGCTTTAAAAATGGTCATATCTACTTTAGAAGCCAATTGTTGTTATTGCATTGGATGACAGTAATATGGCTTTCATAACAAATAATTGAGAATAATTATATGCTGTGGATGTAAATGTAGCaatgtattgaaaatcagaTAGCCTTTATACAGTATACGCAAGTCAAAAGTAAATCCAGCCATTCAAAGCGTAATGATGCGCCGAAGATTTGAAACTAACCTGCCAGGCATATGGTTGAGACCTTGAGCCTAAAAgtacaagaaatattttaattgttAATGAATATATCCAAAAACCCATTTCAAAActtaattatttcttttgtattctttgtgtaCGGACTTCATCGACGCTCAGTATGCTATGCCACtttattctactttcatttttgatgaGAGTTCGATTGCTTGTGCATTGaatttaaaagatataaaatctAACAAAGAGAAAGTGTTATTTTTGCAATCGTGATATCATTTTGAAAGGGGGGATCCACCGTAGGAATTTACAAAATTCTAATTGAtgcttaatttatttttacctgaattttacaatgaaaagaatattattaaaagaaatagcATTTCATGCAAATCTCTTCGGTTAAGGTTACGAACTTTAtgggggaaaaaataataataattccgcagatattttttcttaatataaacgtttttaagatattttttattaagggCGAATAACTCTTCCAAAAATTTCAAATGCCAAAAATCGGCTTCTACGTTTGGTTTATTTCACTTTCATGATCTTCATTTAAATCATTCAGAATTGTTCAATGTCCTTTCAAAAAGATTTGATGAGAATTTAAGATAATGTAAAAATGAATACCTTCGAACACAGGTTATATTAAAGTAACGCATCGAGCACGCCTTCAAACTGCTCCGTGATGTTGTCGTCGTATTCTTGGTAAGAGAGAATGTGGCTGTCATCATGTATGCCATTTACCACTACCGAATTAGTACTGTACCAGCGGAAAACATCCCAGTACTTTACTATCATTAGCACACATAGAAAGATCAGCAACACGCATATCCGACTTCTAGATTCACACAAGAAGAAATgtgcacattaaaaaaaaactgtggTAAGCTGTGCaaatttattaattatatttCATCAGTTAACCTTGCTTTCTAAATGAGGCATGGGGTCAAAGAAGTGAGTAAAATCCGTGACAAGCTACAAGGATGTCTAATTTGGGTTGACGTCTTcgaatgatattttatttacaatgctgcagagtctctctctctctctctctctctctctctctctctctctctctctctctctctctctcgttttcaatattttaacaACATAGGGGCTACGATGAGGACTAGAGTCACTTCAATTGAAAAGACCTGTTCATTCTCATTTAGTTTTCCCTCAAAAGACGCGAGATCATCAAACAAATTCTTTATCAGTCTCTAGATCAAAACAAGTAGGAGTCATTGTGCATAAC is a window from the Ostrea edulis chromosome 5, xbOstEdul1.1, whole genome shotgun sequence genome containing:
- the LOC125651988 gene encoding galactoside alpha-(1,2)-fucosyltransferase 2-like, encoding MAYMMTATFSLTKNTTTTSRSSLKACSMRYFNITCVRRLKVSTICLAAVSLAIVLALVVLKRALPEIHNLYEQSTGILHSTVAIHDIGTIHRNVKRLNFTCVRSTAVACVNFKGELGNLMLQYAFLYVMAKTKNLFPIISVDFKLLVVFNVQHTTLSDIKKRYSTCSALQRRVERWGLSYDENLINIPANQNVRFDGYFQSWKYWIDHEDEIRDIFRFNVSIRNYASSQFRNILREMNFDRTGVVVGVHVRRGDYATKGHKEYGKLTPNATYYKNAMSYFRKRFPNVLFIVSSDEIWWPIKVLETEKNVYYVRGNSAAEDMALLSLANHTIMSVGTYGWWIGWMARGTTVYYKHIFVPGSEFSKEFRNNSIDDFIYPGWIGME